The following DNA comes from Candidatus Desulfatibia profunda.
TCCCAAATTTACCGTGCAGTTTAAAGGCTTATCCATGACCGCACCGATCAAGGTCACCAATGACGGCGGCAAAGTAAATGCCTTAAGCGGCGCCACAATTACCTCTCGGGCCGTGTGTGCGGCCGCCACCGAGGCCGGCCAAATCTACCAGAAGTTCAAACCCCAGCTTGCTGAAAAATTGAAGGAATTCAAATAATAGGGAGATCAAGATGGCCAAAACATTCACTCAGGAATTTGTCAAAGGGCTGTGGAAAGAAATACCGCCGTTTCGGCTAGTTCTGGGTCTGTGCCCCGTGCTGGGTGTGACCACAACCATGAAAAACGGCATCGGGATGGGGCTGGCCACGACCTTTGTGCTGGTTTGCTCCAATATTCTGGTTGCAGCCCTGCGGAGTATTATCCCCCCCAAAGTTCGCATTGCCTGTTTCATCGTCGTCATCGCCACCTTTGTGATCGTGGTCGAACTGTTGATGCAGGCTTACACCTATCCGTTGTTTTTAACCTTAGGCGTATTTATTCCGCTGATCGTCGTCAACTGTATCGTGCTGGGCCGCGCAGAGGCCTTTGCTTATAAAAACAACATTTTGCTTTCAATCGCCGACGGTCTGGGCATCGGCATCGGCTTCACCCTCGCCCTTGGTGCTGTCGGCTCCCTGCGGGAAATCCTGGGAACCGGCACGTTTATGGGAGCGTCCCTGTTCGGTCCGTCCTTTGAGCCGTTTGCCTTCGTGATTTCAGCCCCCGGTGCCTTTGTGTGTCTCGGTCTGATGCTCTGCATCATGAACCTTCTGGGAAGCAAATAGGAGAAAATAAATG
Coding sequences within:
- a CDS encoding electron transport complex subunit E, which encodes MAKTFTQEFVKGLWKEIPPFRLVLGLCPVLGVTTTMKNGIGMGLATTFVLVCSNILVAALRSIIPPKVRIACFIVVIATFVIVVELLMQAYTYPLFLTLGVFIPLIVVNCIVLGRAEAFAYKNNILLSIADGLGIGIGFTLALGAVGSLREILGTGTFMGASLFGPSFEPFAFVISAPGAFVCLGLMLCIMNLLGSK